In the genome of Sulfurihydrogenibium sp., the window ACTGCTACCTGATAGTCATTTTCATACAGATAATCAGCAAGCTTTAAATGATAAACTCCTGTATGCTCCATTATGATAAGCATATCTGACTTTTTAAACTTTTTAAGATAAGGCTTAATTTTCTTTTCAAACTCTACTGGGTCAGATTTAACTTCAAAAGTTTCTTTCTTGTTATCATACAATACTGTTGCAGTAAATGATTTTTTAGATACATCTACTCCTACGACAATTTTATAGTTGTTCATAAAAGCACCTCCTTTCATAAAATACTTGACATGAGAGAAACTTCCTGATAACCTATCATCGTAATCAATACAGGCTTAAAAGCCTAATGTTCTGATTCAGGCTTTAGGAAGTTGTAGGAAGGACAGTCTAAAACATCCTGAACGGTCTTAAAAGACCAATGACAGAAACTTGATCTGTCCTTCCTTTTTTCTCCCATGTCTGTAATTATTATAAAACTTATTCTCTTAAAGTTTAAAAATTTTTGGTATACTTAATATACGATGACAGGAAAAGGTTAAATGATAAACATTAGAAAAAAGACAACCTTATTTGTCATTCTGCAGCCGGCGAAGAATATCATGCTTTTATTGAATTTCTCACCCGACGTATATGTAGAAATATAATGTAAATCTATTTCAACAGCAACATTAATATCTCTCACCATCTAACCTATCCATTATCACACTTTAAAATAAAAAAGCCCGCATTAAGCGGGCAAGGATTAGGGAGGTAAGCCTAAGGGACTATATCAATGAACATTTTTCCAAATTTTCTTTTTCCATGCAAAAGTTAATCCAGCCATGACTAACAAGTAGCCTAACACCCAAATACCTAATCTATTTCTTTGGTCTCTGTGTGGGTCTGCTATCTGATCAAGATAAGCTACAGTTTTTTCTGTTGCTTCTTTTGTTAGACCAAGTCTTGGCATTGACGTACCAGGAAGACCATTTTGAGGATTGTTTATAAAACTTTCTAAGTATTCCAATTCCTTAGCTTTTCCCATAACAGATAAATCCGGTGGAATTTTTCCAAGATATGCTTTTAAGTTATCTTTTGGAGTTTCTGCTTCAATTTTTTGATATTTTACAGAGTGACATCTTCCGCAAGCTTCAACTACTATTTCTTTACCTGTTAAATCTTTTTTAGCAACAGAAGACAAGTAAGCAATTATATTAGCTACATCTTCGTCAGAAAGCTGAGCCATTGGTGGCATTGCAAACTTTGGATTTTTTGTTGCTTCTTGAGGATTTTTAATAAACGCAGCAAGGAATTTATGGTCTACGATTGCAGCAATGTTTGACAGATCCGGAGGAACAACGTTAAAAGACGTAATAGCCGTGTTTTTATCCATTCCAGGGTTTATGCCATCATTTTTTAAACCATGGCAGGATGCACAGTTTGCCGTGAATAACTCTTTTCCCTTTGTAGCATCACCACCGGTTGGTGCAGACACTTTTAAATCAGAGTATGCATAATCTGGTTTTTTTATCTCTCCGTGCATAACAGAATGTGCATATGGTTCAATCCCCCAATATCCTATCAGAACTATTACAACCAGTATAGCTAATATTTTAAGTTCTTTCATAATTATCTACCTCCTGCCACTTTTTTCTTTTCTATTTTTGAGACAATAGGAAGCGCCAAGAAGAATGCGAAGTAAATTAAGCTACCAACAAATCCAAGCCAAGCATACAATCCAGTAGGAGGTAATTTTCCAAGAATTGTTAAGAAAACAAAATCAGCGATAAATATCCAGAAAAGGACTTTATAGATCGGTCTGTGTTTTCCGCTTACGATTGGAGATTTGTCAAGCCATGGTAAAAATGCTGCAATAAACATGCTAAGAACGAATGCAATAAGTCCAAGGTTTTGGCTGAAGAAGAATCCTCTTAAAACTTCATAAAACGCCAAGAAATACCATTCTGGGTAAATATGCATTGGAGTTTGCAAGTAATCTGCAGGTTGGAAGTTGATTGGGTCCATTGCAAATTTATATTGATAGAAAACTAAATAGAAGAAGAAAATTAAGAAAACCGACATAACAAAGAATTCTTTAGCCATGAATACTGGCCAGAACGGAATTCCTTTTCCATGTTTTTTCTCTTCTTTAGTGTAACGTTCCCCATCTTCGTTGTTTGAACCCACTATTCTAACTGCATAAAGGTGGATTGCAGTAAACACAATAAGCAATAATGGTAAAAATACTACGTGCAATGCAAAGAATCTTGTCAATGTTGCATCTTCAACTATATAGTTACCTCTTATCCAAACAACTAAATCTGGACCAATAAATGGGATTTTTTCAAATAATGTAGTGATTGTTTGAGCTGCCCAGTAAGACATTTGACCCCAAGGAAGAAGATAACCAGTAAATGCTGTTGCAGACATTAAAACAAAAAGAATGTATCCTGTAATCCATACTATTTCTCTTGGTGGTTTAAAAGAACCATAGTAAATTCCTCTTGCCATATGGATATATAAAACTAAGAACATAATAGATGCAGCAACAGCATGTGTATGTCTAAATAACCATCCGTATTCAACATCCATCATTATTGTTTTATTTACGCTATCAAATGCAAGGTGTGCATCCGGTTTATAGTACATCAATAAAAAAATACCACTAACTACTAAAATTGCAAAAACAAGCATTACAAGGACGCCAAAACTCCATAAAAAGTTAATATTTTTTGGCACATAATACTCTGTAAGCATTACTTTTACAAGTTCTCTGACGGCTAATCTTTCATCCAACCAATCTATAAATTTCATCTTCAACCTCCTCTATGTTTTTATGTAGTTAGACCTTTTTCTTTCATTTGTTTGTATTCAGACCCTTCTTCACCTAAAACAATAGTTGTTCCTTCGATTTTAAACGGTGGAACATCTAACGGTCTTGGTGGAGGTCCAAATATGTTTTTTCCGCAAGCATCATACTCACCGCCGTGACATGGACAATGCCAGATTTTTTTGTCTGCTTCCCAGTTTGGAATACAACCAAGGTGTGTACAAATACCCATTACGACTGTGTACTCGTCTTTTACACTTCTGTCTTTACATTGAACCATGTCCGGAGTTCTTCTCAAAACGAATACAGGTTTTCCTCTCCATGATATAACTTTAAACTCTCCTGGTTGTACTGTTGAAAGGTCAAAACTTACCGTTGCTTGAGCTTTTACTTCCGGAAGTGGTTCCCACGTTTTATACATTGCATACAAAACTCCACCAACACCTACCGCAGCCCATCCACCCATAGCATACAGTAGGAAGTCTCTACGGGACATTTTTTCATCTGTCATAACTTTACCTCCTGCTAAATTTTTAATGATAATTATCATAACTCTTTTTAAACAGTTTGTAAATATTTACTAAGCCAAGATCACCTAACTTTTTTTTCAATTTAATTAATGATATCGTCCATGACAGTTGATAAATTTAAAAAACAGGAAATTCTTTGCCGATTGCAGAATGACTGGGTGGATTTTTGAAACAGCTTCCAGTAACGATGCTGACTTTCTGAAATGTACAAGCTAAAAGAAACATGGGAAAATATTATAAAAGAAAGCTTTTAAAACAAGTAAAAGAATTAGATGATGTTATGGAAAAACATCCAGAAATAATCTTTAGATTACAAGTTGTAGAATTTGCTTTAGAACACTGTAGTAAAACTTGCAGTTGAAGCTTTTGGTGTATCAAAATCTACCATATACAGATGGATTAAAAATTATAAAAGCAGTAATAACAATCCTTTATCTTTAAAAAATCGTTATGTATCAAAAAAAATGCTGCAATATATGCTATGGTATAACACAGAAAGACCTCATCATAGTTTAAACAAAAAATCACCTTTACAATACTTTTGTGATATTATGAATTCAAGAAAATCGGAATTTTCCCAAACCGGTATAACCTATACAAAGATAAGCTTACGAAAATTTTGGAACACCCTCTACAAACGCTTGACAAATTAGGTATAATATTGGTAAACTTAGATATCATTACTTAAGGAGGTTAGATATGACAAAGTCAGAGCTCATTGCAAAGGTGGCGGAGAAAGCAGAGTTAAAAAAATCAGAGGCTGAAAGAGCAGTTAATGCTGCTATCGAAGCATTAGTAGAAGCTCTTTCAAAAGGTGAAAGAACGGCTATTCCTGGTCTTGGTGTTTTTAATGTAAAAGAAAGAAAAGCAAGAAAAGGAAGAAATCCAAGAACTGGTAAAGAAATCAAAATACCGGCAAGAAAAGTTGTTGTATTTACAGCCGCAAAATCTTTAAAAGAAGCGTTAAACAAATAACATTTATCCGGGAGGAGTCAATCCTCCCTTTTTATAATATATTCACGAGACTATTTCTTTAGACTCAATCATTGAGACCCTCTTAAAAATGAGAATATAGAAGACAATATCGCTAAAAAAGTTTGAAAAAATACGATAGTGTAACCTGTTGGTAAGTCAAAGTTATAAGATACATAAACTGCCAAAAGATTGATTAAACTACCTAAAATCACAGCATAAAAAATTAAATTCTTAGAGAAAAACTGCATAACCGTAAACGCCGGAGCTATCAAGAGAGAAAAGACGACAAATACGCCGGCTAATGAAACTGAACTTGTGATTGTAATTGAAAATACAGAAAAAAATAACATTTCTTTTATAAATCCTGCCGTAAATCTGTTAATCACAAATAAAAACAACCCTAAGACTGTGTATAAAATAGCTGTTTTGTAAACCTCTGTCATATTTACAAACAGGATATCGTATGCAAGCAAATTGTTTAATTCCTCAAGACCGTGAGGTGATTTTGACATAATAATGAATATTAAAGAAATTCCAAAAGCATAAATCAGTCCAATAAAACCCTCTACAGAAACTTTTTCTTTTTTTGTTGCAAGCGTTATTAAAATAGCCGTTATTAGTGCAAAAGATAGTGAGATTAAATATCTATACTGACCTTCAAAAAAGAAAAGAGAGACTGCCGCTCCTGCGGCAGCCATTTGTCCAATAGATAAATCAGTAAAGATTATCCCTCTTTTTATTATTTCTATTCCAAAGTAAGAATGGATAACCAATAAAACTATAGATAAAGTCAATGCAGGTATTAAAATATCACTCATTTATTCATCCTTTCAACGATTGTATCAAATAAAGAGAACATATCCTTTGCCTCTTCTACTGCTCCAGCGTCATGAGGAAGGACTACAATTTTTAAACCCATCTTTTCTGATATGTATTTTGCAGGTTTGATAGGATGGTAAACATCTTGTAATATCATCTTCACATTTTCAGATTTTGATTTTAAGATTAGCTCCTCTAAATGCTTTGCTGTTGGTGGTATTCCGGGTAATGGCTCTATCGTGTCTACAGAGATAATGCCATATCTTTTTAAGAAATAATCAAACAGCTTATGATACTGATAAACTTTTACTCCTTTCAAGCTTGCCATTTTTGAATTCCAAACGGCTAATTTTTCATTCCATCTTTTCTTAAAGTCAGACAAATTATTTTTGTAATAATCACAGTTTGAACCATCAAGCTTACATAGTTTTTCTGTAATTACTTGTGAGATAATTGGCACATTATATGGGTCTAAGTGAAAGTGAGGGTTTCCCTCCGGATGTACATCTCCCATTGCTCTTGATACATTCTCCGGTTTTTCTATCAGATTGATGTACTGAGATAAGTCTAAAAATCCATTTGACCCGGGATTAATTTTTCTGTTACTTGCTTGGTTTAAAAGTGGTGGAAGCCAGCCAATTTCAAGACCAGCTCCATTGATGATTAATAAATCTGCGTTTCTAAGCTTTACAGTCAAAGATGGCTTTGGAACGATAAAGTGAGGGTCTAAGTTTCCGGAAGCTAAATAATCTACCTGTGCTTTCTCTTTTACAATCTCTTTTGTAATACTTGCTATGTATGGATATGTTGCTACTACTTTAATTTCTGCTTTTACAAATCCAAATGTTAATAAAATTAATAAAAACGATAAAACTCTCATTTTTAAGCCTGGTCAACCAAACTGTACAAAACTGTATAAAAGTGTAAAAAAGTGTATCAGTTTGCACAGCTTGGGTCAGGGTATTTATAGTCCGCCACTTCAGACACTTCCGACCCTGACAGGCGGTATTTTGGAAGTGTCATAGTCCCTGTACCAAGCACAGGAACTAACCTGTTAACCACTGCTATCCAATCCCCTAAAACGATTATTTGTTTTAAGGGAGAAAGATCTCTGTATGATCTTTCAAGACAGCAGAAGGCTAAGGCTATGGAAAGAACTTGCCAGCTTTTATGTCCGCTTGTAGGCAGACCCCTCACCTGTTCCTTCCGTTGGTTTAAAGGTTGTTGGGTAGCTGTCTTGCTCTTTCCACTTTCTAAACGTGAAACGTGAGATGTGAAACGTGAGACGTGGTTTTGTAGTGTTTTTAGGTTTTTTCTTAATTTTGCTAATTTACTTTTTAGTTTATTTCTCTTGTATTCATTGTTTTCTTCTTTTAACTTTTGTTTTAATTTTGCGATATTATCTTCAATTTTTGCTATAGTGTATGATAGAAAGTCGGTATCATTTAAAAGTTCTTTATAATTCTTAGGCAATTTCTCTTTAAATCCAAATCCTCTTCTTGCTATTACGTAAGCTCCTGCTATATCTTTGTCTATGTTGTATTGCGGAGAGTATTTTAATTTTCCAATTACTGATGTGTATGCAGGATTGACTTTTATTATTTCTATCCCGTTTCTTTTTGCTAATATTTCTATTTTGTTTAACAGTCTTTTATAGCTCCACTTTTGTAGTCTAATTCTTAATTTTGTAAATCCGTCTCCTTTTTTACCCTTTGGTAGTTTTTCTAAATTCTCAATAGCAATAGCTTTATTCTCTTCTTTTGCTATCTCTATTATCTTATATGCTATTTGCCATTCTAAGTATTGTCTTTTTTCTGAGTTTGCTTCTAATAATTCGTTTAAATCAATTCTTTCGTATTTCTCTAAATTTCCGTTTTTAGTTGCAAAAGCTAATGCTAAATGAAATGGGTATGCGTTTACGTCTATGCCTATTATTCCATTGTCTTTCTTGATTTTTATAGATGGTAGTTTTTCTTCTATGGATATAAAAGCATATAGATTACCGTTTTTTACTTTTAGTCTGACTGAATATGGGAACCATTCTTTGTATTTATATGCATTTTCAAGCATGAACATAAAATCTATCCATTTGTCTTTTTCTCTTCTGACATCTCTAATTACTTTTGCGTAGATATATTGTCTGTCTCCTATGTTTATTCTCAAATAAAGCTCATTATCTATCCACTCAAATCTTAGATTTAGATTTCCTTGTCTAGATTTATCTCCTCTTGAATATAAATTTCCTTGTCTGCTTTCTTTCCATTTTGCTTTTAACTGTTTTCTTCTTTTTCCTGTTAGGTGGTTTTTCTTTAATTGTTCAAACACTTTCCTTGAGCCAAATATAAGCTTTTTTGGATTTTGACCTCTTTCTTTACATGATGAAATGGTGGATTGTGCTAAGAGTATTGCATCATCTGAGTACCTTGTGTTTATGTCAAATAGTTTTGATAGTGTCTTTTTTAGATCTTTTCTTTTTTCGCCTTCCAATAATCTCTGGTATGCATATCTCATAGCAGATGAGAATCTACGCATTAAATCTAATATAGTTTCTCTATCTTGCGTATTTTGGAATTCAAGTAGGCATTGGAGTGTTGTCATCTTTAATTACTCTCTTTTCTTACTATTTACAATTTTACACTTTTTGTTTTATATATTATCAATATACGCTTTTTTACACTTTTTTACAGAAAATAGCAACTGTTGTGCACCTCCTTTTTAAAATCCGTGTGCTCCATGGGCACCAATTGCTAAGTTAAACTGCAGAATAACCTCATGAATGGGTTTTCTTTCCAAATTTTCTGTAAACAAGCTTTTGTCGTAGTTATACTGAAGTCTGATTCTTGAAAACTCGCTTGGCAAAAAGTCTATCATAGCAGAGTATTTATACATATTGTCCGGCAGGCTCCTGTTTCTACCGTTTACAAATACATCATTTTTATTGATTAAATCATATCTCAAACCGGCTCTCCATCTTTGGGCAAATTTATAGATACCTTCGACATAAAATCCTACCTGTTTTTTTTCAAGTTTTGGAGTTTGAAGGTTTCCACTGTTGTCATAACCAAACCTTGTTCCATCAAACTTTCTATAGATATATTCAGACTGTAAAAGTAAATATCTGTAAGAGTCTAACGTGTGTCTTGTTGTCAGCTCAAATCCATAAATTTTCGTATCGCCAGATAGTGCATGAGGGTTGTCATCTTCTAAATGGTTAATTCTTGTTTTTCCTTGTGCACATGATACACCTGTCAAGATTGAAGTATTGCCTATGTCAAAAGATGGTTTGATGAAAAATGTAAATAGATTTGGCTTTTTGGTGTCGCTGATTTTTATATTATCTC includes:
- a CDS encoding c-type cytochrome, with amino-acid sequence MKELKILAILVVIVLIGYWGIEPYAHSVMHGEIKKPDYAYSDLKVSAPTGGDATKGKELFTANCASCHGLKNDGINPGMDKNTAITSFNVVPPDLSNIAAIVDHKFLAAFIKNPQEATKNPKFAMPPMAQLSDEDVANIIAYLSSVAKKDLTGKEIVVEACGRCHSVKYQKIEAETPKDNLKAYLGKIPPDLSVMGKAKELEYLESFINNPQNGLPGTSMPRLGLTKEATEKTVAYLDQIADPHRDQRNRLGIWVLGYLLVMAGLTFAWKKKIWKNVH
- a CDS encoding cytochrome bc complex cytochrome b subunit; translated protein: MKFIDWLDERLAVRELVKVMLTEYYVPKNINFLWSFGVLVMLVFAILVVSGIFLLMYYKPDAHLAFDSVNKTIMMDVEYGWLFRHTHAVAASIMFLVLYIHMARGIYYGSFKPPREIVWITGYILFVLMSATAFTGYLLPWGQMSYWAAQTITTLFEKIPFIGPDLVVWIRGNYIVEDATLTRFFALHVVFLPLLLIVFTAIHLYAVRIVGSNNEDGERYTKEEKKHGKGIPFWPVFMAKEFFVMSVFLIFFFYLVFYQYKFAMDPINFQPADYLQTPMHIYPEWYFLAFYEVLRGFFFSQNLGLIAFVLSMFIAAFLPWLDKSPIVSGKHRPIYKVLFWIFIADFVFLTILGKLPPTGLYAWLGFVGSLIYFAFFLALPIVSKIEKKKVAGGR
- a CDS encoding zinc ABC transporter substrate-binding protein; this encodes MRVLSFLLILLTFGFVKAEIKVVATYPYIASITKEIVKEKAQVDYLASGNLDPHFIVPKPSLTVKLRNADLLIINGAGLEIGWLPPLLNQASNRKINPGSNGFLDLSQYINLIEKPENVSRAMGDVHPEGNPHFHLDPYNVPIISQVITEKLCKLDGSNCDYYKNNLSDFKKRWNEKLAVWNSKMASLKGVKVYQYHKLFDYFLKRYGIISVDTIEPLPGIPPTAKHLEELILKSKSENVKMILQDVYHPIKPAKYISEKMGLKIVVLPHDAGAVEEAKDMFSLFDTIVERMNK
- a CDS encoding metal ABC transporter permease; amino-acid sequence: MSDILIPALTLSIVLLVIHSYFGIEIIKRGIIFTDLSIGQMAAAGAAVSLFFFEGQYRYLISLSFALITAILITLATKKEKVSVEGFIGLIYAFGISLIFIIMSKSPHGLEELNNLLAYDILFVNMTEVYKTAILYTVLGLFLFVINRFTAGFIKEMLFFSVFSITITSSVSLAGVFVVFSLLIAPAFTVMQFFSKNLIFYAVILGSLINLLAVYVSYNFDLPTGYTIVFFQTFLAILSSIFSFLRGSQ
- a CDS encoding HU family DNA-binding protein, with the translated sequence MTKSELIAKVAEKAELKKSEAERAVNAAIEALVEALSKGERTAIPGLGVFNVKERKARKGRNPRTGKEIKIPARKVVVFTAAKSLKEALNK
- a CDS encoding transposase, translated to MNNYKIVVGVDVSKKSFTATVLYDNKKETFEVKSDPVEFEKKIKPYLKKFKKSDMLIIMEHTGVYHLKLADYLYENDYQVAV
- a CDS encoding IS200/IS605 family accessory protein TnpB-related protein, whose translation is MTTLQCLLEFQNTQDRETILDLMRRFSSAMRYAYQRLLEGEKRKDLKKTLSKLFDINTRYSDDAILLAQSTISSCKERGQNPKKLIFGSRKVFEQLKKNHLTGKRRKQLKAKWKESRQGNLYSRGDKSRQGNLNLRFEWIDNELYLRINIGDRQYIYAKVIRDVRREKDKWIDFMFMLENAYKYKEWFPYSVRLKVKNGNLYAFISIEEKLPSIKIKKDNGIIGIDVNAYPFHLALAFATKNGNLEKYERIDLNELLEANSEKRQYLEWQIAYKIIEIAKEENKAIAIENLEKLPKGKKGDGFTKLRIRLQKWSYKRLLNKIEILAKRNGIEIIKVNPAYTSVIGKLKYSPQYNIDKDIAGAYVIARRGFGFKEKLPKNYKELLNDTDFLSYTIAKIEDNIAKLKQKLKEENNEYKRNKLKSKLAKLRKNLKTLQNHVSRFTSHVSRLESGKSKTATQQPLNQRKEQVRGLPTSGHKSWQVLSIALAFCCLERSYRDLSPLKQIIVLGDWIAVVNRLVPVLGTGTMTLPKYRLSGSEVSEVADYKYPDPSCAN
- a CDS encoding Rieske 2Fe-2S domain-containing protein, which gives rise to MTDEKMSRRDFLLYAMGGWAAVGVGGVLYAMYKTWEPLPEVKAQATVSFDLSTVQPGEFKVISWRGKPVFVLRRTPDMVQCKDRSVKDEYTVVMGICTHLGCIPNWEADKKIWHCPCHGGEYDACGKNIFGPPPRPLDVPPFKIEGTTIVLGEEGSEYKQMKEKGLTT